A segment of the Lycium ferocissimum isolate CSIRO_LF1 chromosome 5, AGI_CSIRO_Lferr_CH_V1, whole genome shotgun sequence genome:
TCAAATATTCATGTTGTGGTGTGCATAAACTCTTTGTCAACAAATCTGTTGGTTGTTCTTTTGTAGCAATATGTTGTGTCTGCACCAAACATTCTTGAATATTTTCTCTCACAAAATGACAATCAATGTCAATATGTTTTGTTCTCTCATGGAAGATTGGATGAGGCTGCATATCGAATAGCGACTTTGCTAACTACGTAACAACTTGACAAACAATGTAATAATAGTAGCACCAAGTTCCTTGAACGATCCGTTAACCATGTTATCTCGGAATGTGAGTGGCCATGCTTCTGAATTCAGCTTCAGCTGAACTTCTAGACACAGTATTTTGTTTCTTGGATTTCCATAAGATCAATGCATCTCCAAACTTGATAGCATACCCAGTTACAGATTTTCTGGTTTCAACACATGCTCCCCAATCTACGTCACAAAATGCTGTAAGTTCTGAACTGGTTCTAGATGGCATGAATGACCCAATCCTGGGCACCCCTTTATATACTTCACAACTCTGAATGCAGCCTCTAAGTGACTCTGCTTAGGTGCATGCATATGTTGACTCAACACTTGAACCACAAAGGCTAAATCAGGCCTTGTCATAGTCAAATACAACAATCTACCTATGATTCTTTGGTATCTTCCTCTATCTATTAGCTGAGGATCAAACTTTGCACATTTGTCACCGGTATGAGACTCATTATTCTCATGTTTGTCATCTGTTAACTTGTCAAACTCCACAGAGGTCAACTTATGATTGAACTCCAAAGGAGTAGATACTGGTTTGCCACCTAATAAGCCCAGTTCTGATACCAACTCCACTGCATATTTCCTTTGGCACATGTGAATTCCTTTCCTTGGTCTTGAGAATTCAATCCCTGAGAAATATTTAATCCCtccaagatctttcatcttAAACTTATCTTGGAGATCATTTCGTACTTAGTTAATACA
Coding sequences within it:
- the LOC132057929 gene encoding uncharacterized mitochondrial protein AtMg00810-like, translating into MKDLGGIKYFSGIEFSRPRKGIHMCQRKYAVELVSELGLLGGKPVSTPLEFNHKLTSVEFDKLTDDKHENNESHTGDKCAKFDPQLIDRGRYQRIIESLRGCIQSCEVYKGVPRIGSFMPSRTSSELTAFCDVDWGACVETRKSVTGYAIKFGDALILWKSKKQNTVSRSSAEAEFRSMATHIPR